In Pseudothermotoga hypogea DSM 11164 = NBRC 106472, the following are encoded in one genomic region:
- a CDS encoding phospholipase D-like domain-containing protein → MKALLLCFVAVSSFCVQIMFTPIESTDWLCELVDQASHSVYVCSYSLDEKSFLHALSEAARRGVDVRVIFETGVAPKDVRVRMDVESSLLHLKFIVVDGERIVLGSANFTENSLKRSINDLLFIEDRAVGLQLASFFDALWNGELKRFEVSHGKILLKNFDLEDLLLKELSKASKTVDVAMFALTHPKVWSMLKILSSKNVKIRLLVDRWFLNNSMLKNLPDSGIELRIFEPFTLHTKLFIIDGRVVVSGSANATKSAYERNVELMMLIRETSLVQHYREFFEHIWQEGSEP, encoded by the coding sequence ATGAAAGCGCTGTTGCTGTGCTTCGTGGCAGTTTCATCTTTCTGTGTTCAGATCATGTTCACACCCATTGAGTCGACGGACTGGCTCTGTGAACTGGTGGATCAGGCTTCACACTCCGTCTATGTGTGCAGTTATTCGCTCGATGAGAAAAGTTTCCTGCACGCTCTGAGTGAGGCGGCGCGTCGCGGCGTCGATGTGAGGGTGATCTTCGAAACAGGTGTGGCACCCAAGGACGTTCGCGTTAGAATGGATGTTGAGAGTTCTCTGTTGCATCTCAAGTTCATCGTGGTCGATGGAGAAAGAATCGTTCTGGGTTCTGCGAACTTCACGGAAAACAGCCTGAAAAGATCGATCAACGATCTTCTGTTCATCGAAGATCGTGCAGTTGGACTTCAACTTGCGAGCTTTTTCGATGCCCTGTGGAACGGGGAACTGAAACGGTTCGAAGTGTCACACGGCAAGATTCTGCTGAAAAATTTTGATCTTGAAGATCTCCTGTTGAAGGAGCTCTCCAAAGCGAGCAAGACCGTTGATGTTGCGATGTTCGCCTTGACGCACCCGAAGGTCTGGTCAATGTTGAAAATCCTCTCGAGCAAGAACGTGAAGATCAGACTGCTCGTAGATCGTTGGTTTTTGAACAACTCCATGCTGAAAAATCTTCCAGACTCTGGTATTGAACTGAGAATCTTTGAACCATTCACATTGCACACGAAATTGTTTATAATCGACGGGCGAGTGGTCGTGAGCGGTTCGGCCAACGCGACGAAGAGTGCTTACGAAAGGAACGTGGAGTTGATGATGTTGATTCGAGAAACGTCCTTAGTACAACATTATCGAGAGTTCTTCGAACACATATGGCAGGAGGGAAGTGAGCCTTGA